In Chloroflexota bacterium, one genomic interval encodes:
- a CDS encoding IPT/TIG domain-containing protein has protein sequence MKSVHMLRLIVLIVVMALLVMAVPVTAQTRSIELDPEEGTVGSTVTVVGEGFNKSTESTDRYIIIYFSSQKASTIDVIDAKVTIYEVVRDGIWLNFDGEFNEAFTVPAELNDGDDTADVVSGTYYAYVCYYTLTPPYNVVKTIRAVAEFTVIGGDITIDPEEGPVGSEVEITGEDFMADEGITVFYDDNEIEIESGDDETDSAGEFVSTILIPESIAGTHTIKVTVGGSEAEAEFTVETEIVLDPTSGEAGAEVIVNGAGFGRRSDVVVYFDAEGVVTDTTSSDGSFDATFTVPELDKGIYDVEAEDDDGNLDTAKFTITVPEPTQPTPTPTPSPSATAINVSAASGKVGSDLIITGAGFAASGMVTIEFGDEILDTVVADASGIFVAVLKVPSAKAGEHAISISDGTNTDEVTFTVEAVPPPIPKPLLPEMGVKAET, from the coding sequence ATGAAGAGTGTGCACATGCTGAGGTTAATAGTTTTAATTGTGGTTATGGCCTTGCTGGTCATGGCGGTACCGGTGACTGCACAGACCCGCTCCATTGAGCTGGACCCCGAAGAGGGAACCGTCGGTAGTACGGTTACTGTGGTGGGGGAAGGTTTCAATAAGAGTACCGAGTCTACCGATAGATATATCATCATTTACTTTTCGAGTCAGAAGGCCTCGACTATTGATGTCATTGACGCCAAAGTCACCATCTATGAAGTGGTCAGGGACGGTATATGGCTAAATTTCGATGGTGAATTCAACGAAGCATTCACTGTCCCGGCGGAACTGAACGATGGCGATGATACCGCGGATGTGGTCTCCGGCACCTACTATGCATACGTATGCTACTATACTTTAACGCCGCCTTATAACGTCGTTAAGACAATCCGGGCGGTGGCTGAGTTTACCGTCATCGGCGGTGATATCACTATTGACCCCGAGGAAGGACCGGTGGGCAGTGAGGTTGAAATTACCGGCGAGGACTTTATGGCTGATGAAGGAATCACCGTTTTCTATGACGATAATGAGATAGAGATTGAGAGCGGCGATGATGAGACGGATAGTGCTGGTGAGTTTGTCAGCACCATCCTTATCCCGGAAAGTATCGCCGGTACCCACACCATAAAGGTTACCGTGGGCGGCAGCGAGGCCGAGGCCGAGTTCACCGTTGAAACGGAGATAGTCCTCGACCCGACTTCGGGGGAGGCGGGCGCTGAAGTTATAGTAAACGGCGCCGGCTTTGGGCGGAGGAGTGACGTGGTCGTATATTTCGATGCTGAAGGAGTGGTCACGGACACCACCAGTTCCGACGGTAGCTTTGATGCTACCTTTACCGTGCCCGAGCTTGATAAGGGTATTTACGATGTGGAAGCGGAGGACGACGATGGGAATCTGGACACGGCCAAATTCACCATAACGGTACCGGAACCAACGCAACCAACGCCGACCCCGACACCTTCACCATCAGCTACGGCGATAAACGTTAGCGCCGCCAGTGGCAAAGTCGGCTCCGACCTTATAATCACCGGTGCCGGATTTGCCGCCAGCGGAATGGTTACTATCGAGTTTGGCGATGAGATTCTGGACACGGTTGTTGCTGATGCCAGTGGCATATTTGTCGCCGTTCTAAAGGTTCCATCGGCCAAGGCTGGAGAGCATGCGATATCCATCAGCGATGGTACCAACACCGATGAGGTAACATTCACGGTAGAGGCCGTCCCACCGCCGATACCGAAGCCCCTTCTGCCAGAGATGGGCGTGAAGGCGGAAACAC